The segment ttttaataaaattccttgttgaaaatcaggtccaaggccagggttaattttgtttccaagggttcttcgcttttatcggggccgtctcattatatagtttaaaatttcggacagcaaatggaatgatttgataATCGACGtagttgcttcggcagcgaattatagtggcGGGCGCGGAAAattcgtgtgattcgcgttcagaataatgtagttaaaaacaccattttcatatatttttcacgctcagcaatattttaaggaatattactttaaatttcgtgtccgggttCCTTTATAAATAGTGCATTTGCAGCAAGAGAACACGCATGATGACATTATTTGCTATCTAAATTTTTCACGATACCACTATAATCTTTTGGGTCGATATTATTCTTAATTGTTATTTAAGAGAACTATAAATTCGTAAAAGCATTCACAATTATGATTAATTTGCACGACAGTTAACATACCACAGATAAGGTCGAGTAAATTGCTGGTGATAAAATTTGCGACTATAAAACAAATGCAAAAGTGACATCGCGGCAAACTAACACAAATATCCCGTAAGATGATCTGTGAGACAGTGTTGGGACGACAGCGCCTGCTCAGCGCGTCCCAGCTCTGTGCTCGCAGAGTCCAGTCATGCTGGAGTGCTGGGATGGCAGCATTCAACTGGACACACAATGGTCCGTTCCATCCATCCGTCACTCGTCCGTCCGTCTAACCCATGACAAGCTTTAGCTTGATGTAAgctattggacatacgccattgctaaaacacatgtatgtctgtagaagaaaactacaaaaaacacaaaagacaaatacacaaattaagcaaaaaattgttgttgtcaacaggatataaacaccaaataatattccaaaacaggaatatggtcaacaaacaaagaaaacaaagaaaatggactaaaagaacgaaaaaacccctacaaatgattacagcacaaaaatattgaacccaaaaaaaattcagcacaacagttgaaacgagacaaaaacacagcaaaacgtaaagacaaaacaaacacaatggttttccaaaaaacagaagagaacgaaaaaaaaagcacaaatgatgacagcacaaaaatattgaacccaaaaaatattcagcacaacagttggaaCGAGaccaaaacacgacaaaacaaaaagacgaaacaaacacaatagttttctaaaacagaaacaagcgatgtttcgggaactgctatctgctcccgtcctcaggcagagacgcacatggtacgaaacacaggtgcgactgagtaggggctggaataATGAGGGTatatgtgctttagcaatggcgtatggccaaaagtttacatcaagtcatgcactcccattccacaaatctttcaaagataaagacAAGCTTTAGGTTTTAACGGGCGGGCGGTTGAAATTATAACTTTGAAAATGTCTGAAATGCATGGTTATTATTTAAAAGCTTTGTATGAGagacaaaagtaatttttaatatataagtaaaaattatatttaaataaatattttagagttgGTTTGGtgatttataagtgcttagcgtAAATGAtggcaaactaaaaaaaatttacaagaaaaattttCGCAAAATTTTAAGCCTTAATAGCAATTTGCCAGCATCCATGTAGAAAAAAATAACGACGGATGTGCGGATGATTGTGAATCATTTCGGcattttgacggacggacggatggcggacgtATGGAAACATCTGGACGCGACGGATAATTGTGAGTCCAACTTTAGCTCGACAAGATATTGATCACGGCCATCGATGACCTATTACTTTTAAGGCTTTTATCCTTGCCTCATTGAGAAAAATGGTTCCTGAGGATTTCCCTTATACGGGAAATAGTtcatagagagagagaaattttcagttattttgaggaattttgagtcttttgggataaaaatatataaatattgaagttgtTAGGTtatcaaaatccaagatggctacatACTGGCCACTCACACACACCAGGCACCCCCGCCTAGAACTTATGCCCTAGGAGATAAATTTAAGTAGGAAACTAGTGAACACCGTAGCCTCGTCAAATTGTCTTCTTGCTACAGTTAAAAGTTCCTGATACGGAATTTTATAGTTCGGTGCATTCTATAATCCGGCACCAACTGAGACGCTTGCACCCAGATTTTTTTCGGGTGAGATCCTTGGCCGCAAAGTGAAATTTCTTCGCTGATTGCGTTTTTAGTTCTCTCAAAGTTTGATATTATTATCGGTTTTTATTTCAGTACAGTGTCCCTGTTTTCACATTTCATATTTCATGGGTTAATTTCCGTAATTTTTTATAAAGGAGACCAAAACTCACACACTCACATGTGTATTTTTTCTATAGAACAGCTTATTAAAACGTTTTTTAAATATCACTGTACTGAATATAAATGTTATTTGACATTTCCGTTTAAATTAAATTGATGTTCGATAATCCGGTAAAATATGAATCCTGAATATCCGTGGTCCCGTGCGTATTCATCACCGTTCTTAACAGGAAACTTCAAGTGACCTGTGGATATAGTGTCCTTGGACCACTATAACTTGGTTTGCTAACGCTTTGAACAAAATTCGAggttattgataaaataaatttttaatgaaacgttGAAGAATTacttaaatagtattttaacCTGCACTGCTCtattttttaaaacctaaatGTTGAATaagaatttgtaaatttatattaatagtaCTGTTGAAATTATTAAagctatttattaataaattattctaCAAATAATCTATTTATTTACTATGGAAATCCCTCTATACTTTTGTAACAATGTTTGCGGAGTAAATAATGATACTGTTTTTTTTCCGGCAAAATTTAATGGCAGTGTATTTAATGTAGGAAAAATCCATCTTTTTCGTAAATTAAtcccatttaaaatatataatttggtaATTGAACTCCTATTCATCAAATtgttaaaatatcttttttttttaatttgatagtgTAATAGGAATAACTTGTTTGTACACAATCAATTAGGCTAGGGattacaatgaagaaaaaaaacacacagctgTGTCCCTAAATTCTTatgattatattattaaaaataaaaaaaacgtgaaaattaaCTACTAAGCAATTGTGTTAATATGTATggcgaaaatatttaaatgctttaaaaaataatcattattgtcTAGCTTCTTTGAAAATTTCTTCTTTTCTTCCCTTCCCATTACAAGACCACAAATCTCATCATATCTATGGTACATATGTCTTTATACTAGTATGATCAAAGATAGgaaattaattattacttataattatttaatttaaaaatgtatatgtgCTCCTATCTTATAGGTAAGTTACAGCAAAGATTGCATGCttgtgtttttgaaaaaaaaggaAGCTCTCTGAAGCATAACGAAGTACTCACCCAGAAGTTGtaggaaatattttattgttttctgtTTCAATCACTTCTAGGACTTACGTCATTCTTAAAAGTTAATTGATAACGAAACAGCtcagataatattatttatttctaatgatgTACCCATCAATACAGTATTTGGAACTGGCATAAGGTAGATTAGAGTTTCTTCAAGCAACAAAATTTTATCTCGGTATGGTTTAATTGtggacatttaaattaaaaaaaactcatttgttaaaaattaaagttttgttgcattttaaatttctataaaaatgttaaacatgtttttaatgataaatatccCATTTTGATGGAACTGTTCAGATTATACCAAAGACCTGTTTATGAAACTCTTAGTGCTATaattatatttagtaaataaacattttgaaaatacgtTTGGGGATAAAGGATCAGAtttccagaaacaggaaaaaagaACACATTtgtagtaaattatttattaagacGAAACTAGTAGTCTAgaagaatataaaaaatacatacaaagataaaaaaacaattatacaacAAGTATTGTTTAGTATTGCACATGACTCATTCACGAAGCAGAAACACATGAAGATGAAGATATGCAGTATGCTAATGAAACGACGATGAGATGATAGTTCTTGCTCTGTTTAATGAAACTGAAAACTTGCAGAGTTGAGTTTTCCTTCCATTGGAACCAGCAACGAGAGCGAAGAGCTAGATGCGGAGGGGCAGATGGAACTGGCGGGTGCTTGATGATTCTGGCGGGACGCGCGCGGGAGACTCACTGAGGGTGGGATTCAGTCCTGTTGGAGGCTCAGTACCCGCCGTGGCTGTAGCCGTACCCGCCGTACCCGTGCCCGCCGTACCCGTGCTCGTAGTGCGCCTTGACGGGCACGGCGTAGGGAACCTTGACGGGGACCGCCACGGGCTTCACCACGGGGTACGGCACCGGCTTCTCCACGGGAACTCCCACCGGGTAGGGCACGTGCTTCTCCACCGGGTAGGGCACGGGCCTCTCCACCGGCACGGCGTAGGGCTTGGGCACCGCCACAGGGTAGGGCCTGTCCACGAGGACCTTCACCGGGTAGGGCACGTGCTTCTCCACGGGGTAGGGCACGGGCCTCTCCACCGGGTACGGCACGTGCTTCTCCACGGTGACGGGGTAGGGCTTGGGCACGGCCACTGGATAGGGCCTGTCGACGGGTACCTTCACCGGGTAGGGCACGTGTTTCTCGACGGGGTAGGGCACGGGCCTCTCCACGGTGACGGGGTACGGCTTGGGAACGGCCACGGGGTAAGGACGGTCGACGGGCACCTTCACGTGCACGGGGTAGGGCCTGTCGACGGGCACTGCGTACGGTACCTTCACGTGGACCGGGTAAGGCTGGGGGACGTGAACCTTGACTTCCACGGGGTACGGCTGGGGCACGGCGACCTTCTTCTCGACGATGTAGGGGACGGGCTTGTCCACGTGCACCGGGTAGGGTTGAGGCACCGGGATCTTGACCTCCACTGGGTAGGGGATACGCTTCTCGACCGGCACGTGCACGGGGTAGGGGCGGTCGACTGGCACCTTGACCGGGTAGGGGACCGGCTTCTCTACAGGGTAGGGCACGGGCTTCTCAACGGGCACCGGGTACGGCCTGTCGACGGGCACCTTGACGTGCACCGGGTAGGGCCTGTCCACCGGGTAGGGCACCTTCTTCTCGACGGGCACCGCCACGGGGTAGGGGTGTGGCACGGCGATGGGCACCTTGTGCGTCAGGTGCACAGTTTTGATGGTCTCGTGGTGGCCGCCCAGCAGGCCGTAGCCGCCGTAGCCGCCGTAGCCGCCGCCGTAGCCGCCGTAGCCGCCGCCGCCGTAGCCGCCGCCGTAGTCGGAGAAgccgccgccgtagccggacagCAGGCCGTGCCCGAAGCCGCCGATGCCCAAGTCCTCGAGCTGGTAACCGCCGCCGTAGCCGTAGCCCAGCCCGAAGATCCCCCGCTTCTCCGTCTTCTTGCCGTCGGCCGTCTTCTTGCCTTCTTCCTTCGGCTCCTCCTTGACCTTGGCGGCCTCCTCGGCCACCGCCAGCGCGGCGACCGCCAGGATCACCAAGCACCACTGCCAACACAACACCAACACTTCACCTTTCACACTCGCCTGGACGAGTCGCAACACTGCGTGGAGCTCTCGCTGCTCGTCGGAACaacaaaaactatgttttatagaTATATTACACTCTTTTTCAAACACCACAGTGCGCCGTATAATGAAGCACTCTACATGTAAACGGAATAAAACTTTTCGTTGCCAAATTCTTAATATCACGACCATTAAAAACTACATGGAGTTTCTACAAACATAGTTATGAACATCAATCTGTAACACATGTTTACTGTTAAATTTGCAGTAATTTACAGACTTTTCGACGAAAATTTAACTcggataaattaatttaaaataatttaatttcaaataaccaAATGTTTGTTGAAACTACGTCGTATTTCGACGTTGTCGATATTGATAAATTTGAATGACAAAATAAAAGTGATCTTACTGTAAACCTAAAAAGGGTTTTAATATTATactaatataccaagaatatttttttttgttttcatgctAAAAATAAGTGAACTTAGTgtccataaatttacaaataaatccGTAAATTTGCGAAGATCCGGGAATAACTTGTAACCATAGTTCTTCGTGAAATGGAAGATGAAAATTTCTAACATTGTGttagcacaatattttttttttgctcgtaaTACTGGCTGATTATCTGAGATCAATAAAGTGGTGTTATTTCAACATCTTCGCCGGAGTTTTTGTGCAAGAACTAGGTGTGCGTCTGACTTGCCAGGAAGTGCGTGCACTTTCTGTGGGTCGAGTGCGGCAACGAGAGCACATCGCGCCATCGAGCATGACGCACGCGTGCCTGGTGTTTCCTGCGGTATCGTGTGCTGCCTGAAGGACCCTGGGGAACATATAGGCCCTACTGGTTGAACACTACTCAGGGACTCCCAGGGCCCCACGCCGGTGCTTTCAATTGttggttatttgtagagaccggaaaattcgcgaattcatttcgcgatagctaaaatacaaatagttatacctcagtgctgcctctgctattgactcacaactcacctggataactctaggccaatgagaaacacccaaccaaagctttatcgaatcacaggctgctacgttgggacgtctcacaagacagcagccaacgagtgggtgacattagaccgagtgtacgtagaactatggagttcatcctacaggccattgaacccgcgaatttttccggtccctagttatttgtTTTCATCTATCTTATatggacattaatgggaaaacaaaaattacatttttactatCTTGCTTAATGTGCCGGCCAATACCTGTttcaattaatgattttatattagaaaaaaaaaattttaagattttattgcCACGTATGTGACTATAGCGGAAATGTGATATCCTTCAGCATTTAGAAAACTCACTAGAGTATTGTTTATCACGGAAGAATATATAAACATTCTAAGATAAGTTACTAATACCAACGTCTAAAGTTTAAGTTCCATGTTTgggtaaaaaaatgtttgcaatagtatatttttttttcaaatttctctGTTGGCCTTGGCGCCTTGGACGCTCAAGTTTATCGGTACTGTCGGTTTTCATTCAATACTGTTTTTCCTCTTCTCTAGCAGATTACAGTTCTCATTTCAGGGATACGTCTCGGTAATGATTTGTTTGTAGAAGACCAATgctcatttaaatttatttatacacgGCTGCctattacattttgttttaaataccacTGCACTGTATTTAATAAGGTTTTTGATATTCCCAGTAAAATTATACTGACTATTGATAGTCCGGAAAAAAAGCTTTttccgccatgtacgtagtctaAAAACTGCTGGattaactttgaaaaaacaaagaattattttgcataattatttcatttcaattccGTTAATATTATTACCATGGCGCGAACTAACAACAAATGCCATGTTTAAAGAGTGTACGATTACAACTTTTCAGAAACATTTAAACCAAAACGATTTGTTAAATTACGCTTAACTTTCATCAAAATTGTTAATGGTTGTAAAACCTCTTCCAAATCTCAAAAAAATATGGGCTGTGAATAAACTTTAATTGTGGAAGTTAACGTTGTAGCGATTAGActattaatgtattattttattcttaaccccaattaaatttttgtaaaaaaaagtaagttattTTACTCATAGATGTTGGTTAAAAATAGTTCGTATTTTTTCCCGGTTTGTCTTATTGAATGAAGAGTagtttactttttataaatacCAGAATTAGGAATTAAAAAAGTGTTCCTCAAGTAAATAGTATGTATTCATGACGTCAGTTAAACTCCGCTTCTTAAAAGTGTTAGGCCCAATATAAGCCTAATAGCCACACGAGCATCGTTTCCTAAATTTCAGACAGTTAAGGCGTTACATGTAGTTAAATTTAGGAATCTGACCTATTCGTGGAACCTAT is part of the Bacillus rossius redtenbacheri isolate Brsri chromosome 8, Brsri_v3, whole genome shotgun sequence genome and harbors:
- the LOC134535564 gene encoding uncharacterized protein LOC134535564, coding for MRGTWCLVILAVAALAVAEEAAKVKEEPKEEGKKTADGKKTEKRGIFGLGYGYGGGYQLEDLGIGGFGHGLLSGYGGGFSDYGGGYGGGGYGGYGGGYGGYGGYGLLGGHHETIKTVHLTHKVPIAVPHPYPVAVPVEKKVPYPVDRPYPVHVKVPVDRPYPVPVEKPVPYPVEKPVPYPVKVPVDRPYPVHVPVEKRIPYPVEVKIPVPQPYPVHVDKPVPYIVEKKVAVPQPYPVEVKVHVPQPYPVHVKVPYAVPVDRPYPVHVKVPVDRPYPVAVPKPYPVTVERPVPYPVEKHVPYPVKVPVDRPYPVAVPKPYPVTVEKHVPYPVERPVPYPVEKHVPYPVKVLVDRPYPVAVPKPYAVPVERPVPYPVEKHVPYPVGVPVEKPVPYPVVKPVAVPVKVPYAVPVKAHYEHGYGGHGYGGYGYSHGGY